A DNA window from Macadamia integrifolia cultivar HAES 741 chromosome 4, SCU_Mint_v3, whole genome shotgun sequence contains the following coding sequences:
- the LOC122076023 gene encoding thioredoxin-like 1-2, chloroplastic: MASSLRNGFFVHGSNQIGLKKNKVLGFCPTMGNLQFIESKPSNLPALKNEFKGTQVSVADQMALDDWTSSRTSKFSVNASVCVSRAMRWWEKTPKPNMIEIKSAQELVDALSNAGDGLVIVDFYSPGCGGCKALHPKLCQLAESNPNALFLKVNYQELKTVCQSLKIHVLPFFRFYRGAEGRLCSFSCTNATIKKFKDALAKHGTERCSLGVAKGLDDSERLTLASTGQISVDLPLKTTGEETVEDLVPKQKSISVDKKEVVEERNAAMVG; encoded by the exons ATGGCGTCTTCTCTGAGGAATGGTTTCTTTGTTCATGGGTCGAATCAGATTGGATTGAAAAAGAATAAGGTTCTTGGGTTTTGTCCCACTATGGGCAATTTGCAGTTTATAGAATCGAAACCCTCAAATCTTCCAGCTTTGAAGAACGAATTTAAAGGAACACAGGTGTCTGTTGCAGATCAGATGGCTTTGGACGATTGGACTTCCTCACGCACTTCAAAGTTCTCTGTCAAT GCATCAGTCTGCGTCAGCCGAGCTATGAGATGGTGGGAGAAGACCCCTAAACCCAACATGATAGAGATTAAATCGGCGCAAGAACTTGTTGATGCACTTTCAAATGCGGGAGATGGGCTTGTTATTGTCGATTTTTACTCCCCTGGTTGTGGAGGTTGCAAAGCCTTACATCCCAAG CTATGCCAGCTCGCTGAATCAAACCCAAATGCTTTGTTTCTCAAAGTCAATTACCAAGAGCTCAAAACGGTGTGTCAAAGTCTCAAAATCCATGTCCTCCCCTTCTTCCGGTTCTACAGAGGAGCAGAGGGTCGTCTCTGTAGCTTCAGCTGCACCAACGCAACT ATCAAGAAATTCAAGGATGCATTGGCAAAACATGGGACTGAAAGATGTAGTCTTGGGGTAGCTAAAGGTCTGGATGATTCTGAGCGATTGACGTTGGCTTCCACTGGCCAAATTTCGGTTGATTTGCCTTTGAAGACCACTGGTGAGGAAACAGTGGAGGATTTGGTACCAAAGCAGAAGAGCATTTCAGTTGATAAGAAGGAAGTCGTTGAAGAACGAAATGCAGCAATGGTGGGATGA
- the LOC122075620 gene encoding casparian strip membrane protein 1-like, with the protein MKAVEVERGETSTLIAANASSPMMNKGISILDFILRIVAVIGTLASAIAMGTTNETLPFFTQFIQFRAQYSDLPTFTFFVVANAIVSTYLIFSLFLSIFHIVRSGSRTSRIVLVFLDSVSMALLTAGASAAAAIVYLAHKGNVRANWFAICQQFNSFCQRISGALIGSFVGIVVFILLISMSAVAISRR; encoded by the exons ATGAAGGCAGTGGAAGTAGAACGTGGAGAGACGTCTACCCTTATTGCTGCAAATGCAAGCAGCCCAATGATGAACAAAGGGATCTCTATATTAGACTTCATTCTCAGGATAGTTGCAGTTATAGGAACCTTAGCAAGTGCCATTGCCATGGGTACCACTAATGAAACACTCCCTTTCTTCACTCAATTCATCCAATTCAGAGCTCAATACAGTGATCTCCCCACATTCAC GTTTTTTGTGGTAGCAAATGCAATTGTAAGCACATATCTCatattctctcttttcctttccatcTTCCACATTGTGAGGAGTGGATCAAGAACCAGTCGAATCGTCTTGGTCTTCCTTGACTCG GTATCGATGGCTCTATTGACTGCTGGAGCATCTGCGGCAGCTGCAATAGTGTATTTAGCACACAAAGGGAATGTCAGAGCAAATTGGTTTGCGATATGCCAGCAATTCAACTCCTTCTGTCAGCGTATCTCTGGAGCTCTCATTGGATCCTTTGTTGGAATTGTTGTGTTTATTCTTCTAATTTCAATGTCTGCTGTGGCAATTTCCAGACGTTGA